The sequence ACATGCTAGCTCAGTTTGGCCTCAGATCCAGCATGTCAAGAAGAGGCAATTGCTTGGACAATGCCCCAATCGAGAGCTTCTTCTCCCACTTAAAGACAGAAGCTCTCCAACACCATCATATCCAAGATACTGAGCAGGCTCAAATCCTAATTCAAAGGTATATTCGTTTTTACAACGAGGAGCGGCTTCAACTGAAATTAAACAAGCTGACGCCTGTAGAATACAGGCGTCAGCACGCCGCATAAGCCGGGTGTTTTTACGTGTCTACATTTTTGGGGCTTGACCAATTCCCGGGTGGATTTTTTATGAAAGGGGGCGGCGCCGAATCAGGCGGCGCTGCCCGATTTTCTCTTTTTGCGGTAGAACCAGAGGGCGAAAGCGACGATGCCCAATCCGATCACCGCGTAAGCGATATGGGAATAAACATCCATGAATTCGAGGATGGTATCCCAGGAATCTCCCAGCACGGCGCCGAGGGAGACCAGGATGATGTTCCACAGGGCGGTTCCGATGACGGTGAAGAGGAGGAAAAGCCGGAAATCCATCTTCGCCATCCCTGCGGGGATGGAAATCAGGCTCCTCACCAGCGGAATCATCCGGCAGAACAGAACCGTCCAATAACCGTACCGGTTAAACCATTCCGACGCCCTGTGCAGGTCCTCCTTGGTTACCCGGAGAATCCCGCCCCACCGCTCGACGATGCCTTCCAGTCGCTCCACACTCAACAGGCGGCCGACGCCGTAAAGGATGATGGCGCCGGCGACCGAACCCGCAGTGGCCACCGTGGCCACCCCGGGAACGCTCAGATTGGTATAGGTGGTCATAAATCCGCCGAAGGTCAGGATCACCTCCGAAGGGATGGGAGGGAAGACGTTTTCCAGCGCGATCATCAGAAAAATGCCGATATACCCGTACTGCTCCATGATCTCCACAATCCATTCCTGCACCTTGATCCCTCCATCGCTTGATCATCGGACCGGGAAATTTCCTTGTTTTTTCCAACTTTTTCCGCATCGGCCCGTCGAAAGGGGGCAGACCCTCCAACGCCCGAAGACCGCTGCGAAGAAAAGCCGCACCTTTTTCCCGTCAGCAGCCCGGCGAGCAAAACGACCATTGCGCAATAAAAGCCCTTGACGAGCGGGGGATCTGGAAAACCGGAGATTTTCACCCAAAAAACCCGCCGCTTGCCGAGACCGGGCACGAGCCTCCGACCATATTTTCGGCCGATCCCAAGCATGACGTCAAAAAACGCACTTTTCCCGGAGCGAAAGCACACAAACCCGCACACGAAATATGTACACTTCCCGAAGACCGCAAACGCCGCAAAAAAGCGGCGTGGCGCACGGCCCGCGGAGCAGATCGGCGGTCCCCCAAAAACGAGGCGGCAAAGCGGACACGGCAAAGCTTCAGGGCGGACCGGAGCTTCCCTTGCCGCTTCGATCCCGCCACGGCACTTCCTAAAGGAAATGCCCGACAATTTCAACGAGCCGGTTCCAGTCCCGGATCTGATTGCGAAGCACCCTTCTCCCTTCTTCCGTAATGGAGTAATATTTCCTCCTCCCGCCCCGGGTTTCTTCCCCCCAGTAGGAGGAAATGAACTGGCGCTTTTCCAAGCGCTTCAGGGACAGATAAAGGGTCGGTTCCTGGAGAACAAACGCCCCCTTTGTCCGCCGCCTGATCTCCTTGGATATTTCATATCCGTAGCTGTCCTTTTCGCTTAATAGTGATAGAATGAGAAGGTCGACAATCCCCTTCAGCAATTCCTTGTTCAGGAGCTTCACCACCCTGAGGATCCGCCTGATACTAAACTTCGAAAGGTAATTTGCCTTATTAAATAATTTATTGCAGACAACAAAATTTTGCAAGATATTTTCTTCGCCTTGTCACATCGGCGGAGAGGATTTTTTCGATCGGGGAGGAGGAAGAGGGGTGCGGATTGATCTGCGCAGCGACACGGTCACAAAGCCGACGGAAGCGATGCGCCGCGCCATGGCGGAGGCGGAGGTGGGGGATGATGTCTACGGGGAGGATCCCACGGTCAACCGGCTGGAGGAGTGCGCGGCGGAGATACTGGGCAAGGAGGCGGCCCTGTTCGTCACCAGCGGCACCCAGGGGAACCAGATCGCCATCCTTTGTCACGCGGGTCCCGGGGACGAGATCATCCTGGAGGCGGATTCCCACATTTTCCAATACGAGGCCGGGGCCGCTTCCGCCCTGGCCGGCGTGCAGCTCCGTCCCCTGAGGGGAATAAGGGGGAAAATGGATCCGGAGGAAGTGGAACGGGCGATTCGGGATAGCGACATCCACTTCCCCCGGACGGCCCTCATCTGCCTGGAAAACACCCACAACCGGGCGGGCGGAGCGGTGCTGCCCACGGACCACATGGCCGCCCTCCGGGAAGTGGCCGACAGGCACGGGATTCCCGTCCACCTCGACGGCGCCCGGCTGTTCAACGCGGCGGTGGCACTGGGAGTGGAAGCCCGGGAAATCGCCCGGTTTGCCGATTCCCTATCGGTCTGCCTCTCCAAGGGATTGGGGGCGCCCGTCGGCTCCCTCTTGGCGGGACCGAAATCCTTGATCGACCAGGCGCGCCGATGGCGGAAGCGCCTCGGCGGCGGCATGCGCCAGGCGGGCGTGATCGCCGCTCCGGCCCTGCTGGCGCTGACGGAAATGGTGGACCGGCTGGCGGAGGATCACGAAAACGCCAAGCGGTTGGCCTGCGCCCTGGCGGAAACGAAGGGCTTTTCGGTGGACCCGGACCAGGTGGAAACCAACATCGTCCTCGCCGACATTTCAGACACAGGCAAAACCGCCGAAGAGGTCCTGGACCGGCTGGCCGCGGAAGGGGTGTTGGCCGTTTCCTTCGGACCGACCACCCTCCGTTTCGTGACCCACAAGGACGTGTCCCGAAAGGATATCGACGAAGCCGTTCTCCGGATCCGCCGGGCGGTGGATTCCTTTTGAACAGCCGGCGTGTCGGGTCGTCATCAGTCGCAAAGGGGCTTTGGAAACCCATAAAAACCCCCGATCCATCGGTTCCGGAAAAGCCTTCCGAGCTTTTAGACTTGACCCACCTCCGTCAAATCAAAACTTTTCCCCATAAAAAAGGCTCCCGCATCGGGTTCGGTGCACCGAGCGGGAGCCTCGTCTGTTATTCCTTCCTTTTCCGGGCGCGAGCGGTTTTATCCGGCCACTTCCATGAATGCCCGCCTCCCTTTCCGCCCCGGGATCAATAACTGATCAGCGCGGCCATCAGAAGACCGGAAGCCAAGCTGAGCCGCGAAGCGAAGAGGGCGACGGAAACGTTCCCCTTGGGAATTTCGGACACGACCTTAAAGGGGGTGAGCAGTTCAAACAGGTAAAATACGAGGACCTGGAACAGGATGCCGATCAATCCCCACAGGATGAGATCCCCCAGGGACAGGGAGTGAAACACCGCCGAAGCGAGCACGATCGAAAGTCCGAGGATTTTTCCTCCCAGATCGTGAGCCGCCGCCTTGGCCGCCGCCGCCTTCTGGGGATCGGTCGTGTCGGCCCCGTCCCGGATCAGCTGGAATTCCTTATACGGCGTGGTAAACAGGAAGACGGCGATCCCCACCCCCAGGAGGGGAAGGGTGACCCCCAGGTACATCAGAAAATTGAGGATGTTGGACCACTGGTCGAACATCTGATCATCTCCTTTACCGTTCAATTTCCGCGTTTTCAGGGCGTCTTCGGCCGGTCCTCTTTCGGCGAAAAGGGTCATGGGAAACGTCCGAAAGCGCAATTCCTTCGGGCATCGGCATAGCACACCGGCAAGAAGAAAGACATGTCGCCGGTGACGGGACCATCCACCCGGGCCAGGATCGCGGAAGCGCGTCCGCCGATCAAAAAGGAACCCCACAGCAACCTCCCCCGGAAGGGCCCCTTCAGGGTCTCCACCTGCACCGGCTCCATTTCCACCCGGCGCTGGAACACCATCGGCTGATCCCCGTAACGATCGTCGCCCCGGAAAACCGCAACCCCCGAGGCATCGTAAAGGGTCACCCCCGCCCCTTCCCGGCCGAAGATCGGCTTCGTCACATGGGGAATTCCCCGAAACCGGTTCTCCAGATAGGTGGGCAACATGTAGGTTTCGATGATCCGGTGTTCTTCCGGATCGAAAAATTCCCCGGCCTCATGCAGGGCCCAGATCAGCGCCTGCATCGCCTTGGTTTGGGAAAGCAGGGCTCCCGGCGGGTTGATCACCGCCACACGGCGACGGGCGATGAGCTCCAGCGCATGGGCCCCCGTGGGATACCCGTCGTCGTCCCGGTCCTCCGCCAGAATCTCCAGCGCGTGCAAGCGGTAAAGGACATCGACGGGCAGCGAAGCGCCCTCGACGAGGGCCGTCATCCGCTCTCCCTCGACCCGGAGATCGGAAAGGGGCACAAAGCGGCCGTCCAAGCCGGAACGATCGAGCAGGTAACGGGTCGTGCCCGCGTCCTCTTCGTGCCAGTCCAGCGCGCTGAACACCACATGGTCCGTGGCGTATCCTTCCGTCCGGTAGGTGTCCAGGGCATGCCGAAAGGCGAGGCGAAGGTGCTCTTCGCAGCCCTCGTTGGGATCCTCCGCGCCGAAGTATTCGCACACCCTGCCGTTGACGTAAAAGGCCTCCACGATGCCCGTCGGCGTGTCGCTGTTAAACTCCAGCATCTTCAGGCCTTCCGGCGTCGGGGCAAAATCGAAGCGGCCGATCAGCGTCGGATCGCTCTCCGGAAGAAACAGTCGAACCGCCCTTCGGGCCGCCGCAGGAATCCCCAGTTCCTCCAGCAGGGCCTCCGGGCCCCGGCGAACCACGGCCACCGTTTTGGCGAAAATTCGTCCGAGGGCCTCCGTCGCCTCGGCGATTTCCCGCCGAAAATCCCGGGTTATGGGATGGATCGTCGCCAGGGCGTACTCGGCACCGTACATCTCATCCCAGGTGAAAACCCCCTCGGCCCGGAGGGGATCATACAACCTCCTCCGCCGCTCGGCGTAATCCTCTTTCATGGTCCGGACCACCCATCAGCCGCCGCTGAAAAAGGAGGATTTGCCGATTCCGCCCCGGGAACCGGAAGAGACCCGGGTCTTTCGGTCGATATCGATATCTTCCGCGACGGAGGATTTCACATAGCCCACTTTTTTTCCATTGATCACCACGTAGGAGTCCCTGTCCACTTCGCTCCCGTCATCGTCGCAGCGGAGATCATTGTCGTCATCGTAGCAGATTTCGATCCCGTCATCGTCGCACCCGGAAGCCACCAACAAACTGGCCGCGGCAAACAGCCCCAGCAACCGGGCGGTGCTTCGCTTCCTGCGCTGCTCTTTTTGCGTTTCCATGCATCATCCCCCTTCCTCCGTCGGCTCCGCGTAGATGACGTACACTTTCCGGTTCTCGTCCACTTCCGCGGAGGTCTTTTGCCACTCCCGACCTCCTATGTAAAACAGGTCGCTCTGCAGGTGCAGAAGGGCGTCCTCATCGCTGTGAAAATAAAAAGTGTGCACCACCGGATAATGGGCCGTTCCTTCCCGGAAGTGGCGCACTTCCAAGCGGATTCCCCTCCAGTCCGGGGCAAAGACCAGCTGGTCGTCCAGCACCTTTTCATCCTCCGCCCGCCGAATATAAATCACATAAGTCCCATCCTCCACGGCGCAACTCGTCTTCTCGTAGACATGCTGATCCTTGACGAAGTAGTCGCAGGCGAACCGGAGGGAAATCTCCTCCTTGTCGATGCCTTTGTAGTAATAGAGCACGGGATAACCCTTCTCCTCATCCAGCAGGCGATACTCCAACCGCGGCAACGCTTCACCTCCTTCTGACATTTTCGTTAATTTCTTTTCGACAAAAAACAACACTTTCCTTCCGTTCCGTTGATCCCGGAAAACCGGATAGGAATTTCGGAGTTCTTTACAAAATTTTCATTATGTTGCATACCGCATTTCTCATACCATAAAATAAGTGAGACAAACCCTGTGACAACTTTGTGAAAGGGAGGGATTCCCTTGAGTCAGCAATCGGCAGCACAACCTGTTTCCCGACGGGCAGTCATCGCCAGTCTGGTCGGAACGTCGATTGAATGGTACGACTATTTCCTCTACGGAACGGCGGCCTCACTGGTGTTCAACAAAATCTTTTTTCCGACGGTCGACCCGATCGTCGGCTTGCTGCTCGCCTATGCCACCTTTGCCCTTTCCTTCATCATCCGGCCTCTCGGGGGCATCATCTTCAGTCATATCGGCGACAAGATCGGCCGGAAACGGACCCTGGTCCTCACCCTGATGCTGATGGGGATTGCGACGGTCCTGATCGGACTGTTGCCGGGATACGACACCATCGGCATCTGGGCGCCGATCCTGCTGATCCTTCTCCGCCTCGTTCAAGGCCTGGGCATCGGAGGCGAATGGGGCGGCGCCGTCCTGTTGGCGGTGGAATACGCCCCGAAGGAGAAGCGGGGATTGTTCGGAAGCGTGCCGCAAATGGGAGTTCCCATCGGCCTCGTGCTGGGCACCTTCGCCATGTCCGTCATCGCCGGCATCTCCGGGGATGCCTTCTACAGCTGGGGATGGCGCATCCCCTTCATCCTGAGCATCGTGCTGGTCCTGATCGGCCTCTGGATCCGGAACGGCATCGACGAAACCCCGGTCTTCAAAAAGGCCCGTGAATCCGGGGAAATCTCCAAGGTGCCCCTGATCGACACCTTCAAATATCAGTGGAAGACCGTGCTCCTGGCCGTGGGAACCAAAGTGGTGGAAACCGCTCCTTTCTACATTCTGTCAACCTTTGTCATCTCCTACGCCACCGGATTGGGATATGATGAAAGCGCCGTGCTCAACGCCGTCGCCATCGCCGCGCTGGTGACGACGATTTTGATCCCGATCATGGGATCGCTTTCAGACAAATGGGGGAGAAAGCCCCTGTACATCGCCGGCACCGTGGGGATGATCCTTTTCGCCTTCCCCTACTTCATGCTCCTGTCCACCGGCTCCAATCTGTGGATGACGGCGGCCTGCATCCTGGGATTGGGCGTCATCTGGGCACCGATCACGGCGGTGCTGGGAACGCTGATGTCGGAGGTGTTCCGCACCAACGTCCGGTATACGGGGGTGACCATCGGCTACCAGCTGGGAGCCGCCCTGGCCGGGGGAACCGCCCCCTTCATCGCCACCGCCCTGCTGGCCCGCTTTGACAACGCCTGGCAGCCGGTCGCCCTGTACATGATCCTGACGGCGGTCATCTCGCTGGTGGCCATCCTCGTCCTTCGCGAGACGAAGGAGACGGAACTGCACGCCGCCGCCGAATAAGCCGTTGCACCCAGAAAGGCAATCCGCCCGAAACCGGGCGGGTTGCCTTTCTTCACAGAGCAACCGACAAAGGGAGGGAGATCCGCCTTGCTGGTCCTGTCGAAGCGGGACATCCGCGCACTCTATTCGATGAAGGACTGCCTGAAGGATGTGGAGGAAGCTTTTCGCGCCCATCAGGAGGGAAAGACCGTCACGCCGGTGCGCATCGCCTTATCCGCGGGAACGGGGGAGGCCGCCACGCTGTACATGCCCTCCTTCGTGGAACCGGCGCGGTCGATGGGCATCAAGATCGTCAGCGTTTTCCCCGACAATCCGAAGCGGGGAAGGCCCGCCATCCAGGGGATCACGCTGCTCACCGACGCGGAAAACGGAGAGCATCTGGCGCTGATGGACGCCACGTATTTGACGGTTCTCCGCACCGGCGCCATCTCCGGCGTGGCCGCCAAGTACCTGGCCCGGGATGACGCCCGGGTCTGCGCCCTGCTCGGCGCGGGGGCCCAGGCCATCGGACAGATCCAGGCGGTGATGGAAGTGCGCAACCTGGCGGAAATCCGGCTGTGGAACCGAACCCGGGAAAAGGCGGAGC is a genomic window of Planifilum fulgidum containing:
- a CDS encoding DedA family protein — translated: MQEWIVEIMEQYGYIGIFLMIALENVFPPIPSEVILTFGGFMTTYTNLSVPGVATVATAGSVAGAIILYGVGRLLSVERLEGIVERWGGILRVTKEDLHRASEWFNRYGYWTVLFCRMIPLVRSLISIPAGMAKMDFRLFLLFTVIGTALWNIILVSLGAVLGDSWDTILEFMDVYSHIAYAVIGLGIVAFALWFYRKKRKSGSAA
- a CDS encoding MFS transporter, with translation MSQQSAAQPVSRRAVIASLVGTSIEWYDYFLYGTAASLVFNKIFFPTVDPIVGLLLAYATFALSFIIRPLGGIIFSHIGDKIGRKRTLVLTLMLMGIATVLIGLLPGYDTIGIWAPILLILLRLVQGLGIGGEWGGAVLLAVEYAPKEKRGLFGSVPQMGVPIGLVLGTFAMSVIAGISGDAFYSWGWRIPFILSIVLVLIGLWIRNGIDETPVFKKARESGEISKVPLIDTFKYQWKTVLLAVGTKVVETAPFYILSTFVISYATGLGYDESAVLNAVAIAALVTTILIPIMGSLSDKWGRKPLYIAGTVGMILFAFPYFMLLSTGSNLWMTAACILGLGVIWAPITAVLGTLMSEVFRTNVRYTGVTIGYQLGAALAGGTAPFIATALLARFDNAWQPVALYMILTAVISLVAILVLRETKETELHAAAE
- a CDS encoding glutathionylspermidine synthase family protein; this translates as MKEDYAERRRRLYDPLRAEGVFTWDEMYGAEYALATIHPITRDFRREIAEATEALGRIFAKTVAVVRRGPEALLEELGIPAAARRAVRLFLPESDPTLIGRFDFAPTPEGLKMLEFNSDTPTGIVEAFYVNGRVCEYFGAEDPNEGCEEHLRLAFRHALDTYRTEGYATDHVVFSALDWHEEDAGTTRYLLDRSGLDGRFVPLSDLRVEGERMTALVEGASLPVDVLYRLHALEILAEDRDDDGYPTGAHALELIARRRVAVINPPGALLSQTKAMQALIWALHEAGEFFDPEEHRIIETYMLPTYLENRFRGIPHVTKPIFGREGAGVTLYDASGVAVFRGDDRYGDQPMVFQRRVEMEPVQVETLKGPFRGRLLWGSFLIGGRASAILARVDGPVTGDMSFFLPVCYADARRNCAFGRFP
- a CDS encoding PadR family transcriptional regulator yields the protein MNKELLKGIVDLLILSLLSEKDSYGYEISKEIRRRTKGAFVLQEPTLYLSLKRLEKRQFISSYWGEETRGGRRKYYSITEEGRRVLRNQIRDWNRLVEIVGHFL
- the ltaE gene encoding low-specificity L-threonine aldolase, whose amino-acid sequence is MRIDLRSDTVTKPTEAMRRAMAEAEVGDDVYGEDPTVNRLEECAAEILGKEAALFVTSGTQGNQIAILCHAGPGDEIILEADSHIFQYEAGAASALAGVQLRPLRGIRGKMDPEEVERAIRDSDIHFPRTALICLENTHNRAGGAVLPTDHMAALREVADRHGIPVHLDGARLFNAAVALGVEAREIARFADSLSVCLSKGLGAPVGSLLAGPKSLIDQARRWRKRLGGGMRQAGVIAAPALLALTEMVDRLAEDHENAKRLACALAETKGFSVDPDQVETNIVLADISDTGKTAEEVLDRLAAEGVLAVSFGPTTLRFVTHKDVSRKDIDEAVLRIRRAVDSF
- a CDS encoding ornithine cyclodeaminase family protein, producing MLVLSKRDIRALYSMKDCLKDVEEAFRAHQEGKTVTPVRIALSAGTGEAATLYMPSFVEPARSMGIKIVSVFPDNPKRGRPAIQGITLLTDAENGEHLALMDATYLTVLRTGAISGVAAKYLARDDARVCALLGAGAQAIGQIQAVMEVRNLAEIRLWNRTREKAEHLAKTIRETRPDWTGTVAVFDRPEQTVRGADIILCATRSTQPLFDGRQIPPGTHVSAIGAYLPHMREVDAALLNRSSKVVVDTREGAMHEAGDLLIPMEAGEWQAEKLYGELGEIVAGNKPGRERPEEITVFKSVGVAFLDTAVAKSVYEKARRLNRGTAIDL
- a CDS encoding DUF350 domain-containing protein, whose protein sequence is MFDQWSNILNFLMYLGVTLPLLGVGIAVFLFTTPYKEFQLIRDGADTTDPQKAAAAKAAAHDLGGKILGLSIVLASAVFHSLSLGDLILWGLIGILFQVLVFYLFELLTPFKVVSEIPKGNVSVALFASRLSLASGLLMAALISY